CGCTCGGCTACGTGACGAAAGCGAGCGCGCCGGACGTGCTGGTCGAAGCGGTGCGCGCGGTCGCGCGGCGGGTCCGTTATCTGAGCCCCGACGTCACGCAGGCACTCGCCATGCGCCACGCGTTCCATGAGGGGCCGCCGGGGCGTCAACTGTCCGCGCGCGAGTTCGAGGTGCTGAGGCTGCTGGTGCAGGGGTATACGCTGCCGAGCATCGCGGAGAAACTCGGCGTGAGCCAGAAGACCGTCGCGAATCATCAGTCCGCGATCCGCCAGAAGTTCGGCGCGGACAACGGCGTGCAACTCGCGCGGATGGCGAGCCGCCTCGGCCTTCAGTTCACGGCGACCGGTTCCGCCAGCCCCGCGTGAGCGGGCACCCGCGCGCAGAACATGAAGCCGTTGCCCGGCTCGCTCGCGATCCGGAATTCGCCGCCGAGCGCCTCGACGCGCTCGCGCATCCCGATCAGCCCGAGGCCCGCGCGCGGCGCGGCCAGATCGACGCCGGGGCCGTCGTCGGCCATCGTGACGACGATCTCGTCGACGCCGCCCGCGTCCCGCGTTTCCTCGCGCATTTCCGGTTCGTCCCGGCCGTCCACCGCGTCGCGCGGCGCGCGCACCAGGTAGATTTCGACGCGCGATGCGCGCGCGAACTTCGACACGTTCGTCAGCCCTTCCTGCACGAGCCGGTATAGCGTGATGTTCAGGCGGTCGCTCAGGCCGCCGAAGTCGCCTTCGATCGCGAGCGAGAACGTCGCGTCCGGCAGCCGCTCGCGCCAGCCGTCCACGCAATGCTCGATCGCGGTCGCGAGCCCAAGCTCGTCGAGGCCGGTCGGCCGCAGCCGGCGGATCATCGTGCCGATCTGCCGGTACACGTGCGTCGCGCTCGACACGACGTTCAGCGCGAGCCGGTGCGTCTCGGCATCCCGTTGCGCCGACAGGTCGCGAATGCGCGCGCCGTCGAGCGAGATCGCGTTCAGGTACTGGCCCAGTTCGTCGTGAAGCTCGCGCGCGAGATGGCGGCGCTCGCGCTCCTGCGCATCGTTCGCCTGGACGACCAGACGCCGGTTGTCGTCGAGCAGCCGTTCGGCCTCTTTTTCGAGCGCGTGGCGGCGCACCAGTTCGCGTTGCAGTTCGCGCCAGCGCCGCCACGCAAACCACGCGAGGCCGAGCGCGAGCATCAGCAGCGTCGCGGGCAGTTCGTCCAGTTGAAAACGTTCCGCGCGGCGCGTCCAGCGGTATGCGAGTTCGCTCACGTCGAAGCTCACGCACAGCGCCGCGACGATCGCCGTCACGACGACCACGCATGCAAGGTCGCGCCACACCGTCGATGACGGCGGCCGGCTCGAAGCGGAACGGGGGGCGTTTTCGCGTGGCATCACGAGCGCATTCTAACCGCGCGCGCATCGCGAACGCGGCATTGACCCCGCTTTGGGAAACGTTCCCTGTCACTTCGGGAAATTCTCCCAAGCCGTTCCGCAAACCGTGTGTAAAGCTCCTGTCAACCGCGCGCGACTGCCGGCGCGGCCCGCGAGAAACAAAGACAGCCCGGCCGCTTTCCTCCCGCGCCGGCATATGGGCGAGATCCATGGACGAAAACCATGGGCGAGACAAGAGAGACAACCATGTGCAGACCTGACCTCCTCCCGTCATGGCCGCGCTTTCGTCGGCGCGCCGGCCTCACCCTGTTCTTCGGCACCGCGCTCGCGGGCGCGCCGCCCGCCGTGTGGGCGCAGGCCGCGCCCGAGGCGGCGTCCGCCGTCGCGGTCACGCCCGCGGCCGGGACCGCCGCGAACACCGCCGCGCCGGCCGGACCCGAGCGCCAGCTTGCGCCGATCGTCGTGATCGGCACGACGCCGCTCCTCGGCATCGGCACGCCGCTCACCCAGGTGCCGGCCAACGTGCAGACCGTGCGCGGCGCGGACATCGACCGCCAGCACCACTCGACGCTGACCGACTTCTTCGAGAAGAACGTGCAGAGCGTCGCGATCAACGAGGCGCAGGGCAACCCGTACCAGGTGGACGTCAACTATCGCGGCTTCACCGCGTCGCCGCTGCTCGGCACGCCGCAGGGGCTGTCGGTGTTCATGGACGGCGTGCGGATCAACGAGCCGTTCGGCGACGTCGTGAACTGGGACCTGATTCCGCAGCAGGCGATCGACACGATCCAGCTGATCCCCGGCTCGAACCCGACCTATGGGCTGAACACGCTCGGCGGCGCGCTCGCGATCACGACGAAGAACGGCCGCGACAACCCCGGCGGCTCGGCCGAGATCAGCGGCGGCTCGTGGGGACGCAAGACCGCGCAACTGGAACAGGGCGGCACGATCGGCCAGAACCTCGACTACTACGCGACCGGCAACCTCACGAACGACAACGGCTGGGCCGACCACAATTCGAGCCGCGTGCGCCAGGGCTTCGGCAAGCTGCGCTACAAGGATGCGGACACGACGCTGTCGCTGTCCGCCGGCGGCGCGGACAACGACCTGCAAGGCTCGCAGACGATCCCGCGCTCGTTCCTCGACAACCGCCGCCAGGCGTACACGTTCCCGGACCAGAACAAGAACAGCGCCGCGTACGTGACGCTGAACGGCGACCACTACTTCAACGACAACGTCGAACTGAGCGGCAACGTGTACTACCGCCACTTCGACAACACGAACATCAGCAGCAACACCAACGGCGACTTCGACCCGGACGACGACGACTCGCCGCAAGGCACCAACGAACGCTCGGACGTGACGACCGACAGCTACGGCGCGAGCCTGCAACTGACGCTGCTCGGCAAGGTGCTGGGGATGAAGAACCAGCTCGTCGCGGGCGCCGCCGCCGATTTCGCGAACACGCGTTATCAGGAGTCGTCGCAGGACGCGTTCTTCACGCCGTCGCGCGCGACGATCGGCATCGGCGACTACGACCTCGAAACCGACGCGAAGACGCGCAACGCGAACTACGGGCTCTACGTGAGCGACACGCTGTCGATCACCGACCAGTGGTCCGCGACGTTTTCCGGCCGTTACAACTGGGCGCGCGCGAACATCGCGGATCAGACCGGCGAGCAGCCGGGGCTGAACGCGCGCCATACGTTCTCGCGCTTCAACCCCGCGTTCGGCGTCAACTGGAACCCAGTGCCGGGTTTCACCGCGTATGCGACGTACAACGAGGGGATGCGCTCGCCGACCGCGATCGAACTCGCGTGCGCGGACCCGAGCGCGCCGTGCTCGCTGCCGAACGACTTCCTGTCCGACCCGGCGCTGAAGCCGGTGGTGTCGAAAACGTTCGAGGTCGGCGCGCGCGGCCGGGTCGGCTCGGCGACGACGTGGAGCGTCGCCGCGTTCCGCACGACGCTGTCCGACGACATCCAGTTCATCAGCAGCGCGGTGACCGCGAATCAGGGCTTTTTCCAGAACGTCGGCAAGACCCGCCGCCAGGGCTTCGAACTCGGCGGGCATACGCAGTGGGGGCCGGTCGGCGTCGGCGCGAACTACAGCTACGTCGACGCGACGTATCAGTCGACGTGGACCGAGAGCAGCCCGAGCAATTCAAGCTCGGACGGGAACGGCAACATCACCGTGCATTCCGGCGACCGCATTCCGGGCATCCCCGCGAACACGGTGAAGCTGCGGCTCGACTACACGCCGCTGTCGGCACTGAACTTCGGCGCGAACCTGACGTGGCGCGGCAGCATCTTCGCGCGCGGCGACGAGAACAACCAGGACTCGAACGGCAAGATCCCCGGGTACTTCCTCGTCGATCTCGACACGACGTGGAACGTGACGAAGCAGTTGCAGGTGTTCGCGCTCGTGACGAACCTGCTGAACAAGCGTTATGCGAGCTTCGGCGTGCTCGGCGAGAACTTCTTCACCGGGCCGGGTCGGACGTTCGACGGGACCAATCCGGCCAACGAGCAGTTCGTCGGCGTGGGTGCGCCGCGCGGGGCGTGGGTCGGGTTGAGGTATGCGTGGAAGTAGTCCGGTGGACGCGGCGGCATGACCCAGGCGCGGTGCGCGTGTGCGCCGCCGCGTTCCGGTCCGCAGGCTAGAACAGCGAATCGAACGTCCGCAGCAGCCACGCCATCGGCGCGGACATGCCGAAGAACTGAAGAATCAGCGCGATCGCGCATACGATGACGAGCGCCTTCACCGCGAACTTGACGATATGGACCGCCGCGAAGAAGAACACGCCGGCGAGCAGTCCCGCGAACGCAGCGAGCAACGCGCGCGCGCCCAGCACGGGCCACGAGAGATGGAGCGCGGTCAGCGCATACAGCGCGTAACCGACGACGAACAGCATCGCCCCCGATCGCGCGCTGCCCGACAACGTGAACGGCGCATGCGGCTGCGGCTGCACCTCGCGCGGCGCGGCCCCGCCGTAGTGAGGCACGAGCGGGCTGCTCGTCGTCTCGCGCATCCAGGCCTCGCGGGCGCGCAGGCCCTCCCGATACGCTTCGTTGTCTCTTCCATTGGGCAGCAGGCCTTGCCTGCCCCGGTTCCAGTCTTCGTCGTAACTCATGGGTCGCTCCACCGACGGACACGCGAGCTACGTTAAGGGTAGTGTAAAGACGCGGACATTCAAGACGCATTGCCGAGCACCATGCGCCACAATCCTCGCCTTGTCCGCCTTCCGGTGACTGTCCCCGTTCTTCGATGCGTGCCGTCCCCGCTCGACAAAGCCGGGAGCCGCGCATTGCGCTGACGAATGACGAATGCGGCCGCGCGGCCGCACTCATCGCACGCTGCGGGCAAACGAAAAAGCCCCGGTTTCAGCCGGGGCTTTGCTCCGTCATGCGACGCCGCGTCGTGAATGCGGCGCTCAATGCGACACGATCGACCCGTCGCTCGCCGGCCACGTGACGATGCCCCACGCGAGCGGCAGATCGCCGATCTGCTTCAGCGGCTGATAACTCCGCGCATCGAGCACGTACACCGCATCGGAACGGCCGCACGCAACGAGCAGCTTCGAGCCGTCCGGCGTGAAGCTGAAGTGCCAGCAACGCTGCCCGACCGGCACGTCCGCGACGTGTTCATAGGTCTTCGCGTCGAACACCTGCAACGCCTTGTCGCGCGCGGCGGCGACGAACAGCCGCTTGCCGTCCGGCCCGTACGCGATGCCATACGGCCCGAGCTTCGTATCGACGGTCTTCAGCACCTTCAGGTCGTGCGCGTCGAGCACGACGAACTTGCTCAACGATTCGAGCGTCACCACGTAGACGCTGCCGTCCGGCGACAGCCGGATGCCGCGCGGCCGTCCGCCCGCCGCGAGCTTCACGGTGCGGATCGGCGCGCCGGTGCGCGCGTGATAAACCGACACCGTGTCGTCGCCCTCGTTCGTCACCAGCATCTCGTTGCCGTCGCGCGAGAACTCGACGCCTTCGGTCTCGTGGCCGCTCGTCACCGAATGCACGACGCGCCACGTCTTCAGATCGACGATCGCGATTTCGGCGGGCGGCTCATTCGCGTCGTCGTCCGCGCCGGGCTTGCCGCCGCCCGCGTGTTCGTCGGGTTTTCCCGCATCCGGCCTGCCCGCGTCGGGCTTGCCGCCCGCGCCCGGCGGCGGCCCATTCTCGCCGGGCTCATAGGTCACGTAGGCAAAACCGCGATGCACGCGCACGTATTCGGGGTTCTTGCCGATCTTCACGCGCTGCACGACGTCGCCGGTCGCGGTGTCGATCGCGGCGAGGTCTCCCGTGTTCTTGTTCGCGACCAGCAACAGCTTGCCGTCGGCGGTGAGGCTCAGGCCGCGCGGGCCGTCCGCGCCGACCGGGAACGTCTTTGTGAGGCTCATCTGGTCGAGGTCGATCACGCCGACGCCGGCCTTTTCGCTCGTCACATACGCGTTCGGCGGCGCGGCGGCGGCCAGCGCGGTCCCGGCGGCCAGCGCGCACGCGACGGCGAGCGCAACGGGCCGCAGCGGCCGGGGGAACCGCAGTCGTTTCTGCTGCATGATGTCTGTCCTCCATCCATGTCGTTCACTTCGAGGTATGGCGCCAACTTAGCCGATCGCACGAGCGTTTGGCAACGCAACGGGCCGGGAAAAGCTCCCGAATTCGCCGGCCGCCGCGTCACGCCCGCGACGGCGGAGGACAATCGCGGTATCCGGTCAACAGGATGGCGGCGCGCCACGGCGGCGGCAATGCGACAGGCAACGGCGTTTCATTTCGGCTCCAGCGCGAAGGTTACGGCGCGGCGCGAATTCGCGGTCGCGTTCACGGTCGTGCTCGCGCTGCATGCGGCGCTCGCGGTGTGGATGCTGCGCTCGCGCGAGCGTCCGATGCCGCCGCCCGAGCCGCCGCGCACGATCGTCGCGCGGCTGCTGAGCGCAGCGCCTGTCGCGCCGCTTGCGCCAGCGGCCACGCCCGCCCAGGTTCCGCCGCGCGAGGCCGCCGCGCGGCCCGCCCTGACGCCAGTGCAACCGAAGCCGGCCGTCACGCCGAAACTGCGCGCGAAGCCGCCGGCCGCGCATCGCGAGATGCCCGCGCCCACGCTGCCGGTTCCGCCGTCGGCCGCCACGCAACCCGCGCCGCCCGCAGCCGTCGGAGCGGTCGGAGCGGTCGCTCACGACACGCCCACGCCGGCCACGACCGCGCCAGCAGCCCAGGCCGCGCAGCCGTCCGCCCCGTCCATCGCGACCGCCGCGCCCAAAGAGGTTTCGCATGTTGACTGCAACATCGCGCAGCCGGACTATCCTGAAGCAGCACGGCGGCGCGGCGAAAGCGGCACGGCGGTCGTGCGCTTCGTCGTCGGCGTGGACGGCCGCGTCGAGAGCGCGCGCATCCAGCAGAGCAGCGGCTCCGCGCGGCTCGACGACGCCGCGCTCGGCGCGCTGCACGGCAGCGCGTGCCGTCCATGGAAAGAGGCCGGCGTGCCGGTGCGCGTCGCGTACGCGCAGCCGTTCGTGTTCGGACTCGGCAACTGATCGATGCGGCCGCGCGCGGCCCCGGGAGCGTCAGCGATGCAGCACTATGGTCTGTCGAACGTATGGGAACAGGGGGACGCGGTCACGCGCGGCATCCTCGTGGCGTTGCTCGCGATGTCGGTGCTGTCGTGGGCCGTCATCATCGTGAAGCTGTGGCGCATCGCGATGCTTTCGCGCATCGTCGAGGTCGGCGCGGCGCCGTTCTGGCAAGCGGCGTCGTTCGACGCCGGCATCGCGCAGCTCGGCGCGGCCGCGCCGGCGCCGGAGCAGAACCCGCTGCTCGCGCTGGCGCTGGCGGGCCGCGAGGCGGTCGAGCATCACGGCGCCGCGCATCCTCAACTGCACGAACGGATCGGCATGTCCGACTGGATCACGCGCCAGTTGAAGAACACGCTCGACGAATGGATCGCGCGGATGCAGGGCGGCCTCGCGGTGCTCGCGTCGATCGGCAGCACCGCGCCGTTCGTCGGGCTGTTCGGCACCGTATGGGGCATCTATCACGCGCTGCTCGTGATCGGCGAGACCGGGCAGACGTCGATCGATCACGTCGCCGGCCCGGTCGGCGAATCGCTGATCATGACCGCGTTCGGCCTGTTCGTCGCGATCCCGGCGGTGCTCGGCTACAACGCGCTGACGCGGATGAACCGGGGCGTCGTGCTGAAGCTGAACCGCTTCGCGCACGACCTGCATGCGTATCTCGTGACCGGCGCGCAGTTGCCGTCGAAGGGCGGCGCGAGCATGCGCGTCGTCGCGCAACGCGAGCAGGACAGCGCGCGCGAGAATGCCGATGAAGACGCGAACGGCGAAGGCGGCCCGCGCGGCGGCGCGGGAGGAGCGTTCGAATGGCAATGACCGGCCCTTCCGGCGACGAACTGCCGGGCGACGACGCGCTGATGAGCGAGATCAACATGACGCCGCTCGTCGACGTGATGCTGGTGCTGCTGATCGTGTTC
The Paraburkholderia caballeronis genome window above contains:
- a CDS encoding response regulator, translating into MMHTGISVLLVDDHAVVREGYRRLLDLEPDMCVSGEAADAAHAYQRFCAQPPDVVVMDLSLPGASGIEAMRRMLAREPDARVLMFSVHEEAIFVRRALDAGALGYVTKASAPDVLVEAVRAVARRVRYLSPDVTQALAMRHAFHEGPPGRQLSAREFEVLRLLVQGYTLPSIAEKLGVSQKTVANHQSAIRQKFGADNGVQLARMASRLGLQFTATGSASPA
- a CDS encoding energy transducer TonB; protein product: MRQATAFHFGSSAKVTARREFAVAFTVVLALHAALAVWMLRSRERPMPPPEPPRTIVARLLSAAPVAPLAPAATPAQVPPREAAARPALTPVQPKPAVTPKLRAKPPAAHREMPAPTLPVPPSAATQPAPPAAVGAVGAVAHDTPTPATTAPAAQAAQPSAPSIATAAPKEVSHVDCNIAQPDYPEAARRRGESGTAVVRFVVGVDGRVESARIQQSSGSARLDDAALGALHGSACRPWKEAGVPVRVAYAQPFVFGLGN
- a CDS encoding YVTN family beta-propeller repeat protein, translated to MQQKRLRFPRPLRPVALAVACALAAGTALAAAAPPNAYVTSEKAGVGVIDLDQMSLTKTFPVGADGPRGLSLTADGKLLLVANKNTGDLAAIDTATGDVVQRVKIGKNPEYVRVHRGFAYVTYEPGENGPPPGAGGKPDAGRPDAGKPDEHAGGGKPGADDDANEPPAEIAIVDLKTWRVVHSVTSGHETEGVEFSRDGNEMLVTNEGDDTVSVYHARTGAPIRTVKLAAGGRPRGIRLSPDGSVYVVTLESLSKFVVLDAHDLKVLKTVDTKLGPYGIAYGPDGKRLFVAAARDKALQVFDAKTYEHVADVPVGQRCWHFSFTPDGSKLLVACGRSDAVYVLDARSYQPLKQIGDLPLAWGIVTWPASDGSIVSH
- a CDS encoding TonB-dependent receptor → MCRPDLLPSWPRFRRRAGLTLFFGTALAGAPPAVWAQAAPEAASAVAVTPAAGTAANTAAPAGPERQLAPIVVIGTTPLLGIGTPLTQVPANVQTVRGADIDRQHHSTLTDFFEKNVQSVAINEAQGNPYQVDVNYRGFTASPLLGTPQGLSVFMDGVRINEPFGDVVNWDLIPQQAIDTIQLIPGSNPTYGLNTLGGALAITTKNGRDNPGGSAEISGGSWGRKTAQLEQGGTIGQNLDYYATGNLTNDNGWADHNSSRVRQGFGKLRYKDADTTLSLSAGGADNDLQGSQTIPRSFLDNRRQAYTFPDQNKNSAAYVTLNGDHYFNDNVELSGNVYYRHFDNTNISSNTNGDFDPDDDDSPQGTNERSDVTTDSYGASLQLTLLGKVLGMKNQLVAGAAADFANTRYQESSQDAFFTPSRATIGIGDYDLETDAKTRNANYGLYVSDTLSITDQWSATFSGRYNWARANIADQTGEQPGLNARHTFSRFNPAFGVNWNPVPGFTAYATYNEGMRSPTAIELACADPSAPCSLPNDFLSDPALKPVVSKTFEVGARGRVGSATTWSVAAFRTTLSDDIQFISSAVTANQGFFQNVGKTRRQGFELGGHTQWGPVGVGANYSYVDATYQSTWTESSPSNSSSDGNGNITVHSGDRIPGIPANTVKLRLDYTPLSALNFGANLTWRGSIFARGDENNQDSNGKIPGYFLVDLDTTWNVTKQLQVFALVTNLLNKRYASFGVLGENFFTGPGRTFDGTNPANEQFVGVGAPRGAWVGLRYAWK
- a CDS encoding MotA/TolQ/ExbB proton channel family protein; the protein is MQHYGLSNVWEQGDAVTRGILVALLAMSVLSWAVIIVKLWRIAMLSRIVEVGAAPFWQAASFDAGIAQLGAAAPAPEQNPLLALALAGREAVEHHGAAHPQLHERIGMSDWITRQLKNTLDEWIARMQGGLAVLASIGSTAPFVGLFGTVWGIYHALLVIGETGQTSIDHVAGPVGESLIMTAFGLFVAIPAVLGYNALTRMNRGVVLKLNRFAHDLHAYLVTGAQLPSKGGASMRVVAQREQDSARENADEDANGEGGPRGGAGGAFEWQ
- a CDS encoding histidine kinase, which translates into the protein MPRENAPRSASSRPPSSTVWRDLACVVVVTAIVAALCVSFDVSELAYRWTRRAERFQLDELPATLLMLALGLAWFAWRRWRELQRELVRRHALEKEAERLLDDNRRLVVQANDAQERERRHLARELHDELGQYLNAISLDGARIRDLSAQRDAETHRLALNVVSSATHVYRQIGTMIRRLRPTGLDELGLATAIEHCVDGWRERLPDATFSLAIEGDFGGLSDRLNITLYRLVQEGLTNVSKFARASRVEIYLVRAPRDAVDGRDEPEMREETRDAGGVDEIVVTMADDGPGVDLAAPRAGLGLIGMRERVEALGGEFRIASEPGNGFMFCARVPAHAGLAEPVAVN